One segment of Pseudophryne corroboree isolate aPseCor3 unplaced genomic scaffold, aPseCor3.hap2 scaffold_1294, whole genome shotgun sequence DNA contains the following:
- the LOC134994275 gene encoding histone H1C-like has product MPGLVLQTWRKLPPVAAAVPPSEVAAKKKRQPKKAAGRAKKSGKSSGPSVSELIVKAVAASKERSGVSLAALKKALAAGGYDVERNNSRIKVGVKGLVTKGTLTQVKGTGASGSFKLNKKQVESKKAAQKSLKPKKPAAKKVAKSPKKPKKAPSAAKTPKKVKKPATAAAAKSPKKPIAVKPKKAAKSPAKKAAKPKAAKSPAKKAAKPKATKSPAKKAAKPKKAAAKK; this is encoded by the exons ATGCCTGGTCTAG TTCTGCAAACATGGCGGAAACTGCCCCCCGTCGCCGCCGCTGTTCCTCCATCAGAGGTcgcagccaaaaagaagaggcagccgaagAAAGCTGCTGGAAGAGCAAAGAAGAGCGGCAAGTCTTCTGGACCCAGCGTCTCCGAGCTGATCGTAAAAGCCGTGGCCGCCTCTAAAGAGCGCAGCGGGGTTTCTCTTgccgccctgaagaaggctctggctgccggaggctacgatgtggagaggaacaacAGCCGCATCAAAGTGGGGGTGAAAGGATTAGTGACCAAAGGAACTCTCACCCAGGTGAAAGGTACCGGCGCTTCCGGCTCCTTCAAGCTCAATAAGAAACAAGTGGAAAGCAAGAAGGCCGCCCAGAAGTCCCTGAAGCCCAAGAAACCTGCAGCGAAGAAAGTGGCCAAATCCCCGAAGAAGCCCAAGAAGGCTCCGAGTGCAGCCAAGACCCCGAAAAAGGTGAAGAAACCCGCTACAGCGGCTGctgccaaaagcccaaagaagcctaTAGCCGTGAAGCCTAAGAAGGCGGCCAAGAGTCCCgccaagaaggcggcgaagcccaaagctgccaagagtccggccaagaaggcAGCGAAGCCAAAAGCCACAAAAAGCCCGGCCAAGAAGGCAGCTAAGCCTAAGAAAGCTGCGGCCAAGAAGTGA
- the LOC134994288 gene encoding histone H2B 1.1-like, whose amino-acid sequence MPDPAKSAPAPKKGSKKAVTKTQKKDGKKRRKSRKESYAIYVYKVLKQVHPDTGISSKAMGIMNSFVNDIFERIAGEASRLAHYNKRSTITSREIQTAVRLLLPGELAKHAVSEGTKAVTKYTSAK is encoded by the coding sequence ATGCCTGATCCAGCAAAGTCTGCTCCGGCGCCTAAGAAAGGCTCTAAGAAAGCGGTGACCAAGACCCAGAAGAAGGATGGGAAGAAGCGTAGGaagagcaggaaggagagttacgccatttacgtctacaaggtgctgaagcaggtgcaccctgacaccggcatctcctccaaggctatgggcatcatgaactcctttgtcaaTGACATCTTTGAGCGCATTGCTGGGGAAGCTTCTCGCCTGGCTCATTACAACAAGCGCTCGaccatcacctcccgggagatccagaccgccgtacgcttgctgctgccgggagagctggccaagcacgccgtgtccgagggcaccaaggcTGTTACCAAGTACACCAGCGCCAAGTAA
- the LOC134994286 gene encoding histone H2A type 1-like encodes MSGRGKQGGKTRAKAKTRSSRAGLQFPVGRVHRLLRKGNYAERVGAGAPVYLAAVLEYLTAEILELAGNAARDNKKTRIIPRHLQLAVRNDEELNKLLGGVTIAQGGVLPNIQAVLLPKKTESHKPAKSK; translated from the coding sequence ATGTCTGGAAGAGGGAAACAAGGCGGCAAGACCCGTGCTAAGGCAAAGACTCGCTCATCCCGGGCCGGTCTCCAGTTCCCAGTCGGTCGAGTTCACCGTCTGCTGAGGAAGGGAAACTATGCGGAGCGTGTGGGAGCCGGTGCCCCGGTGTATCTGGCCGCAGTACTGGAGTACCTGACGGCTGAGATTCTTGAGCTTGCCGGAAACGCCGCCCGCGACAACAAGAAGACCCGCATCatcccccgccacctgcagctggctgtgcgcaacgacgaagagctcaataaactgctcggtggggtgaccatcgcccagggaggcgttctgcccaacatccaggccgtgctgctgcccaagaagaccGAGAGCCACAAACCAGCTAAGAGCAAGTGA